In the Trinickia acidisoli genome, CTTGCTGATCGATTTCCTCGCGGCTCGGCTTGCCGGCGAGAAACTATGAGACGTCTTCGCGCGTTCTGAAGGACGAGCCAAGCATCGCTCGTCCACGAGCAAGCCGCCGACGCGCCGACCTCGAACGGCGTAGAATGCGCGTCGTCGCCGTTCGCGCGTTGTTAGAGGAGTGGCCGCCCATCATGACCGAATCGGAATCGCCCGCTTCGATTCGACTGCCCGAGCTTTCGTCTCATGCGCAGGCGGGCGGCGCCGCGGCGCTCGATGCCCTCTGCGAGTTCGTTGCGACGCACGCGCGGCTGTTCGTCTTGACGGGTGCGGGCGTGAGCGTGGCGTCCGGCATTCCCGGCTATCGCGATCTGAAGGGCGATTGGATGCGCGCGCAACCGATTCAATGGCAGGCGTTTCGCGATTCCGAGCACGCGCGGCGCCGATATTGGGCGCGCAGCATGGTCGGCTGGCCGATGCTCGCTCAGGCGCAACCGAATGCGGCTCATCGCGCGCTGGCGCAGCTCGGCGCCGCGGGCCGCATTGGACGTCTCGTGACGCAGAACGTCGATGGCCTTCATCAACGAGCGGGGAGCGCCGATGTCGTCGAACTGCACGGCAGTATCGATGAAGTGCTGTGCCTCGCCTGCGGCATTCGCCATCCGCGCGCCGCGATCCAAATGCTGCTGTTGCGTGACAATCCGGCGCTTGCCGACGCAAGCGCGGTGGCAAGCGCCGATGGCGATGCCCATTTGGAGTGGGCGGCGCTCGACGTGTTTCGTGTGCCGACGTGCCCGCACTGCAACGGCATGCTCAAGCCCGACGTGGTCTTCTTCGGCGAGAACGTGCCGCACGAACGCGTCGCCGCGGCCATGCAAGCGCTTCAGGCCGCTGATGCAATGCTCGTCGTCGGCTCGTCGCTGATGGTGTTTTCCGGCTATCGTTTTTGCACGTGGGCGGCACGCGCGGGCACGCCGATTGCCGCAGTCAATATTGGACTCACGCGTGCCGATGCACTTTTTTCGTTGAAGGTGGAGGTGCCGTGCGACGAGGCGCTGTCCGCGTTGGCTGCGTGCATTGCCCCCTCGGTCTCGAATCGTTGAAGGTCATTTCGTCATGACGTGCGGCGAACGATGCCGGCACGTCGGTATCTTGGAGAATTCGACACATGAGCAAACCAGCCATTGGCGTCGTCGGCCTCGCGGTGATGGGCCGCAATCTAGCGCTGAACATCGAAAGCCGCGGCTATACCGTCGCGGTCTACAACCGCAGTAGCGCGAAGACGGACGAGCTCGTCGCGCAATTTCCCGATCGCAAGCTCGTGCCGGCGCAATCGCTCGAACAGTTCGTCGGCTCGCTCGAAAAACCGCGACGTATTCTACTGATGGTCAAAGCCGGCGAACCCACCGATGCGACGATCGCTGCCCTCAAGCCGTTGCTCGACAAAGGCGACGTGCTGATCGACGGTGGCAATACCCACTTCACCGATACGATTCGCCGTAATCAGGAGCTTGCGCAGGCGGGGCTGCATTTCATCGGCACGGGCGTGTCGGGCGGCGAGGAAGGCGCGCTCAAGGGGCCCGCGATCATGCCGGGCGGACCGCGCGATGCCTACGATCTCGTCGCGCCGATCTTGACGCAGATTGCAGCGAAAGCGCCCGACGGCGAGCCTTGCGTGGCCTATATCGGCCCCGACGGCGCAGGCCACTTCGTGAAGATGGTGCACAACGGTATCGAGTACGGCGATATGCAATTGATCGCCGAAAGCTATGCCGTGCTCAAGCAGGTGGCGGGGCTCTCGAACGCCGAGCTGGGAAAAGTCTATGCGCAATGGAACGAGGGTGAACTCGACAGCTATCTCATCGACATCACGGCCAAGATTTTCGGCAAGCGGGATGAGGAAACGGGCCGCGATCTTGTCGACGTGATCCTCGATCGCGCAGCGCAAAAGGGCACGGGCAAGTGGACGAGCCAGAATGCGCTCGATCTCGGCGTGCCGCTGCCGCTGATCACCGAGTCGGTCTTCGCGCGTGTGCTGTCGTCGCTGAAAACGCAGCGCGTCGCCGCGAGCAAGGTGTTGTCGGGGCCACAGACGAAGCCGTTCGCCGGCGATCGCACCGCCTTCATCGAAGCCGTGCGCCGCGCGCTTTATCTGAGCAAAGTGATCTCCTATGCACAGGGCTTTGCGCAGTTGCGCGCGGCCTCGGAAGAGTATCGATGGAGCCTCGATTTCGGCGGCATCGCCAAGATATTCCGAGCAGGTTGCATCATCCGGGCGCGATTCCTGCAGAAGATCACCGATGCTTATACGCATGATCCGGCGCTCGCGAATCTGCTGCTCGACCCTTATTTCCGGGAGATTTCGGAACACTATCAGGCCGCGCTGCGCGAGATCGTCGTGGCGGCCGTCACAGCCGGGGTTGCGGTACCGGCATTTGCTTCGGCGATCGCCTACTTCGACGCGTATCGGTCAGAGCGGCTGCCCGCGAACCTCGTGCAGGCGCAGCGCGATTTCTTCGGCGCCCATACGTTCGAGCGTATCGATCGCGAAGGCAGCTTTCATGCGACATGGGCTTAGGCGATGAGTGCTGTGCCGCAGAGTGTGCAAAAAATGAGCAATTGAGGTGGTGTTTTATCGAGAAGCTTCCGGGCGATGCGTGGATTGTTGCTTCTTAAGAAATTCTATTTCGTCGAATTAGTGGTTTTCCCTAGGTGTTCGGCTGACTAGACTGTGGTCAATCGCTGCGGCACATCGCATGTGGCGAACCACAGTTTCGGAGGTTGATCATGAAATCACTCGTGTATGCAATGGTGGCAGCTTCTGCTCTGTCGATTCCGCTCGTTTCGTTCGCTCAATCGTCTGACAACGGTCCGGTGACTCGCGCGCAAGTGCGTCAGGACTTGATCAACGTGGAACAGGCCGGCTACAACCCGAGCGCTAGGAGCCCGAACTACCCCAACGACATTCAAGCGGCCGAGCAGCGCGTGAACGAAGGCCAAGGCGCGACCGGCTACGGCGGTGTGGCGGCGGGTTCGTCGCAGTCCGGCGCACCTGTGCAGTTGCATCCGACGAACGTCGACGGCGTGCACTCGCTGTATTACGGCCGTTAAACCGCATTGACGGAACGCGATCGCGCCCCATTGGTCTGAGCGTAGCGATCGGTTGAGTAGGACCGGCTGGCTCGCGGCTCCCGCAAGGGGGCCCGAGCCAGTTTTGTTTTGCGTTTTTGGTTTTGCTCGCCTTTGGTTTTGCTTTTACGCGCCGGGATGTGCGATGCTCGGCGGGTACGATCGTGAAGGACGACAAATGTCCGAGT is a window encoding:
- a CDS encoding NAD-dependent protein deacetylase → MTESESPASIRLPELSSHAQAGGAAALDALCEFVATHARLFVLTGAGVSVASGIPGYRDLKGDWMRAQPIQWQAFRDSEHARRRYWARSMVGWPMLAQAQPNAAHRALAQLGAAGRIGRLVTQNVDGLHQRAGSADVVELHGSIDEVLCLACGIRHPRAAIQMLLLRDNPALADASAVASADGDAHLEWAALDVFRVPTCPHCNGMLKPDVVFFGENVPHERVAAAMQALQAADAMLVVGSSLMVFSGYRFCTWAARAGTPIAAVNIGLTRADALFSLKVEVPCDEALSALAACIAPSVSNR
- the gndA gene encoding NADP-dependent phosphogluconate dehydrogenase is translated as MSKPAIGVVGLAVMGRNLALNIESRGYTVAVYNRSSAKTDELVAQFPDRKLVPAQSLEQFVGSLEKPRRILLMVKAGEPTDATIAALKPLLDKGDVLIDGGNTHFTDTIRRNQELAQAGLHFIGTGVSGGEEGALKGPAIMPGGPRDAYDLVAPILTQIAAKAPDGEPCVAYIGPDGAGHFVKMVHNGIEYGDMQLIAESYAVLKQVAGLSNAELGKVYAQWNEGELDSYLIDITAKIFGKRDEETGRDLVDVILDRAAQKGTGKWTSQNALDLGVPLPLITESVFARVLSSLKTQRVAASKVLSGPQTKPFAGDRTAFIEAVRRALYLSKVISYAQGFAQLRAASEEYRWSLDFGGIAKIFRAGCIIRARFLQKITDAYTHDPALANLLLDPYFREISEHYQAALREIVVAAVTAGVAVPAFASAIAYFDAYRSERLPANLVQAQRDFFGAHTFERIDREGSFHATWA
- a CDS encoding DUF4148 domain-containing protein, whose product is MKSLVYAMVAASALSIPLVSFAQSSDNGPVTRAQVRQDLINVEQAGYNPSARSPNYPNDIQAAEQRVNEGQGATGYGGVAAGSSQSGAPVQLHPTNVDGVHSLYYGR